A single window of Selenomonas sputigena DNA harbors:
- the mutL gene encoding DNA mismatch repair endonuclease MutL — translation MSRIHVLDDNTINKIAAGEVVERPASVVKELVENSIDAGATKIEVEIMAGGTSLMRVTDNGCGMSLEDAKLAIERHATSKIQEVGDLYSLRTLGFRGEALPTIAAVSRFRMRTRKEGEELGTQVSIIGGVTHDIGETGCSLGTTIQVEDLFFNTPARKKFLKTTHTEGGRISDFMTKLALSRPDIAFRLISNNKTTAMTPGNGSLFDAIRSIYGSQAADALLALSFEDEDVKITGYITKPSMLKSSRAWQTFIVNGRIISNKAIAKAIDNAYHSLLPKSGFPMVVLNLAVPQRSVDVNVHPQKSEMKFEDEGRIFKAVYKAVVDAIRPVGQTLEDVAASVQNVERRYAMEPMQFVAAAQASEEEHFAGNGSAKTSFGIRYTENPYQAAPAQAAMSFAEAQSVLKGEGAAYSAHDGVPADGGLVHEARDAAYKPQGRAAEMPFADVSETGLYHAGITPIGQVDLCYIIAKDKDGLYIVDQHAAHERILYDKFSAMAERIPSQQLLVHPILSFDAREAALVSENQELFRRLGFDMEACGERDFRLKEVPADVPVSEAEDMVREILARLYDMHETTAQEIRHACLATMACRAAIKSGDELNFRQMQIVLEELSQTARPYTCPHGRPTILKFSSEELAKMFKRT, via the coding sequence ATGAGCCGGATTCATGTGCTCGACGACAATACGATCAACAAGATTGCGGCGGGTGAGGTCGTGGAGCGCCCTGCCTCCGTCGTCAAAGAACTTGTAGAAAATTCGATCGATGCGGGAGCGACGAAGATCGAAGTGGAAATCATGGCGGGCGGCACGAGCCTCATGCGCGTGACGGACAACGGCTGCGGTATGAGCCTAGAAGATGCAAAACTTGCCATCGAGCGTCATGCGACAAGCAAGATTCAGGAGGTCGGCGATCTCTATTCCTTGAGGACGCTCGGCTTTCGCGGCGAGGCTTTGCCGACGATAGCCGCCGTCTCCCGCTTCCGTATGCGCACGCGAAAAGAGGGCGAAGAACTCGGTACCCAAGTGAGCATCATCGGCGGCGTCACGCACGACATCGGCGAGACGGGCTGCAGTCTGGGCACGACGATCCAGGTCGAAGACTTATTCTTCAATACGCCCGCTCGCAAGAAGTTCCTCAAGACGACGCATACGGAAGGCGGGCGCATCAGCGACTTTATGACGAAGCTCGCGCTTTCTCGCCCCGATATAGCATTTCGTCTCATCAGCAACAATAAGACGACAGCGATGACGCCGGGAAACGGTTCGCTCTTTGATGCCATTCGCAGCATTTACGGCTCACAGGCCGCCGACGCACTTCTGGCGCTTTCCTTCGAGGATGAGGACGTCAAGATCACGGGCTACATCACGAAGCCTTCGATGCTCAAGAGCAGCCGCGCTTGGCAGACCTTCATCGTGAACGGCCGCATCATATCGAACAAGGCGATTGCCAAGGCGATCGACAACGCCTATCACTCGCTCCTGCCGAAATCGGGCTTTCCCATGGTCGTCCTGAACCTCGCTGTGCCGCAGCGCTCCGTCGATGTCAATGTCCATCCGCAGAAGAGCGAGATGAAGTTCGAGGACGAGGGGCGCATCTTCAAGGCGGTCTACAAGGCGGTGGTCGACGCCATACGTCCCGTCGGGCAGACGCTTGAGGACGTGGCGGCTTCCGTGCAGAATGTCGAGCGCCGCTATGCCATGGAGCCGATGCAGTTTGTCGCAGCCGCTCAGGCATCGGAGGAGGAACATTTCGCTGGGAATGGTTCGGCCAAGACCTCTTTTGGTATCAGATATACGGAGAATCCTTACCAAGCAGCACCCGCGCAGGCGGCGATGAGTTTCGCTGAAGCGCAGAGTGTCCTCAAGGGCGAAGGTGCGGCATACAGTGCACACGACGGTGTCCCCGCTGACGGAGGACTCGTACACGAGGCGCGGGATGCGGCATATAAGCCGCAGGGAAGAGCCGCAGAGATGCCGTTTGCCGATGTGTCGGAAACCGGTCTTTACCATGCGGGCATCACGCCGATCGGGCAGGTCGATCTCTGCTACATCATCGCGAAGGACAAGGACGGCCTCTACATCGTCGATCAACATGCGGCGCACGAACGCATCCTTTATGACAAGTTTTCCGCCATGGCGGAGCGCATCCCGTCACAGCAGCTTCTCGTGCATCCGATCTTGTCGTTCGATGCGAGGGAAGCCGCGCTCGTATCGGAGAATCAGGAGCTGTTCCGCCGTCTGGGCTTTGACATGGAGGCCTGCGGCGAGCGCGATTTCCGCTTGAAGGAAGTCCCTGCGGACGTTCCCGTATCCGAAGCGGAGGATATGGTTCGCGAAATCCTCGCGAGACTCTATGACATGCACGAGACGACGGCGCAGGAAATCCGCCATGCGTGTCTCGCCACAATGGCGTGCCGCGCAGCCATCAAATCGGGCGACGAGCTGAATTTTCGCCAGATGCAGATCGTCTTGGAGGAGCTTTCGCAGACGGCGCGTCCCTATACATGCCCGCATGGGCGCCCGACCATCTTGAAGTTCAGCAGTGAAGAATTGGCGAAGATGTTCAAACGGACGTGA
- a CDS encoding class I SAM-dependent methyltransferase — MEEKNLAIVTTGYKSRPADCLLAQETAERLGIPFVKRRHISYEDLRVQYGALFVLVVKKGGLRLETSDGELFFHPNMAHVRVRELGRGQKDHMVEAMGIGEGDTVLDCTLGLGADSITASFIAGERGKVTALEKSPLIYEIVRHGLAHFSAGNYDLHAAMRRVEVRRADYEDFLRTLPDDSYDVVYFDPMFRHPLKDSVQLAPLRLLAESAPVSLSAVAEACRVARRRVVLKENSRSLEFARLGFSHIAGGKYSPVHYGVLDV, encoded by the coding sequence ATGGAAGAAAAGAACTTGGCGATTGTCACGACGGGCTACAAAAGCCGCCCGGCGGACTGCCTGCTCGCCCAAGAGACTGCAGAGCGGCTGGGAATCCCCTTCGTCAAGCGCAGGCATATATCGTATGAGGACTTGCGAGTGCAGTACGGAGCGCTCTTCGTGCTCGTGGTGAAGAAGGGCGGTCTGCGTCTGGAAACGTCCGACGGCGAATTGTTTTTTCATCCCAATATGGCGCATGTGCGTGTCAGGGAACTGGGGCGCGGGCAAAAGGATCATATGGTGGAAGCGATGGGAATCGGCGAGGGGGATACGGTGCTTGACTGCACGCTCGGTCTCGGAGCCGATTCCATCACGGCGAGCTTCATCGCAGGGGAGCGCGGCAAGGTGACGGCGCTTGAGAAAAGCCCGTTGATTTATGAGATTGTGCGCCATGGACTCGCGCACTTCTCGGCAGGAAATTACGATCTGCACGCCGCCATGCGTCGAGTTGAGGTACGGCGGGCAGATTATGAGGATTTTCTGCGAACGCTTCCCGATGATTCCTATGATGTCGTCTACTTCGACCCGATGTTCCGGCATCCTCTGAAGGACAGCGTGCAGCTCGCGCCGCTGCGCCTTCTGGCGGAATCCGCGCCCGTCTCCCTTTCCGCCGTAGCCGAAGCGTGCCGCGTGGCGAGACGGCGCGTCGTGCTGAAGGAAAACAGCCGCAGTCTGGAATTCGCACGCCTGGGCTTTTCCCATATTGCAGGGGGAAAATACAGTCCCGTTCACTACGGCGTGCTCGATGTGTAG
- a CDS encoding amidohydrolase family protein has protein sequence MKIIDAHLHFCKEDYFDEIALAAGHENTAEHLEDAYQRLGVVHGVVMGNKSLEPKEHDYPAFLSYCIGLDTLGEERSPEKQIALVEENLKRRQCVGIKLYPGYRHFYVYEEALAPFYALAEKYDKPVAIHTGLTASTDCLLKYSHPLVLDEAAVRWPRVQFIMCHFGNPWLLDAVGVVEKNPNVAVDFSGLLEGKIVDAERFYRKKQGYMRMLTDWLEYLDCYDRIMFGTDWPLANLEDYIRFMKEIVPEEEWEKVFFSAANRIYGLGLS, from the coding sequence ATGAAAATCATAGATGCGCACCTGCACTTTTGCAAGGAAGATTACTTTGATGAGATCGCCCTTGCTGCAGGGCATGAAAATACAGCAGAGCATCTGGAGGACGCCTATCAGCGTCTCGGCGTCGTGCATGGCGTCGTCATGGGGAACAAGAGCCTTGAGCCAAAGGAGCATGACTACCCGGCTTTTCTCAGCTATTGCATCGGTCTTGACACCTTGGGAGAGGAGCGCTCGCCAGAGAAGCAGATTGCGCTCGTCGAGGAAAACCTCAAGCGCAGGCAATGCGTCGGCATCAAGCTCTATCCGGGCTATCGCCATTTCTACGTTTACGAAGAAGCTCTCGCACCGTTTTATGCGCTGGCAGAAAAGTACGACAAACCCGTCGCCATCCATACGGGTCTGACAGCTTCCACGGACTGCCTTTTAAAATACAGTCATCCGCTCGTGCTCGATGAGGCTGCCGTGCGCTGGCCGCGCGTGCAGTTCATCATGTGCCACTTTGGCAACCCGTGGCTCTTGGACGCCGTGGGCGTCGTGGAGAAGAACCCCAACGTCGCGGTGGACTTTTCGGGACTTTTGGAGGGAAAGATCGTTGACGCCGAGCGATTTTATCGAAAGAAGCAAGGGTATATGCGCATGCTGACGGATTGGTTGGAATACCTCGACTGCTATGACCGCATCATGTTCGGTACGGACTGGCCCTTGGCGAATTTGGAGGATTACATACGATTCATGAAAGAGATCGTTCCCGAGGAAGAGTGGGAAAAGGTATTCTTTTCCGCTGCAAATCGCATCTATGGGCTGGGTCTGTCGTGA
- the def gene encoding peptide deformylase — protein MSLLEIKKAGAPVLKEICAPVERVDARLRKLLDDMAETMYEANGIGIAAPQVGEALRMVVIDIGDGIIELVNPKITFREGSETDSEGCLSVPGIFGEVERAAKVKVEFLDRRGKRKHITAKGLLARCIQHELDHLEGVLFIDVAQSLRKEEEQKS, from the coding sequence ATGTCGTTGTTGGAAATAAAGAAGGCGGGAGCGCCTGTCTTGAAGGAAATCTGCGCTCCCGTGGAACGTGTCGATGCAAGGCTCAGGAAACTGCTCGATGACATGGCGGAAACGATGTATGAGGCAAACGGCATCGGCATCGCCGCGCCGCAGGTGGGTGAGGCTCTGCGCATGGTTGTCATCGATATAGGCGATGGAATCATCGAGCTCGTCAATCCGAAGATCACGTTTCGTGAGGGAAGCGAAACGGATTCGGAAGGCTGCCTGAGCGTGCCCGGAATTTTCGGCGAGGTCGAGCGCGCGGCGAAGGTCAAGGTCGAGTTTCTTGACCGGCGCGGCAAGCGCAAGCATATTACGGCGAAGGGGCTTTTGGCGCGCTGCATCCAGCATGAACTTGACCATCTGGAAGGCGTGCTCTTCATCGACGTGGCGCAGAGCCTGCGCAAGGAAGAGGAGCAAAAGTCATGA
- the fmt gene encoding methionyl-tRNA formyltransferase, whose protein sequence is MKRFRVIFMGTPDFAVPCLARLVEISDVVAVVTQPDRPKGRGQKLLPTPVKVFAQEHGIAVYQPVRVKAPDFVDVLRGLAPDLIVVVAFGQILSKEILSLPPLGCINVHASLLPRYRGAAPMQWAIVRGEKETGVTTMFMDEGLDTGDMLLRETLPITQAMTAAELHDAMMKLGADVLEKTLFSLSEGTLKRTPQDDALSTYAPLLDKEVGRIDWKKSAQEIHDLVRGLNSWPGAYTMLAGQKFKIWRTRLAEGTAEPGEIVSVTKQGLLVGTGEGMLEILEVQAPSKKKMTAGDYVRGHGLQLPARFDFDAE, encoded by the coding sequence ATGAAGCGCTTTCGTGTGATTTTCATGGGAACTCCCGATTTCGCCGTGCCGTGTCTCGCGCGTCTCGTGGAGATTTCCGATGTCGTTGCCGTCGTGACGCAGCCGGACAGACCCAAGGGGCGCGGGCAGAAGCTTCTGCCGACGCCCGTCAAGGTGTTCGCTCAGGAACATGGTATCGCGGTCTATCAGCCGGTGCGCGTCAAAGCGCCGGATTTCGTCGACGTCCTGCGCGGACTCGCGCCTGATCTCATCGTCGTCGTCGCCTTCGGGCAGATCTTGTCAAAGGAGATTCTTTCGCTGCCTCCCTTGGGCTGCATCAACGTCCACGCTTCGCTCCTGCCGCGCTATCGCGGTGCGGCGCCGATGCAGTGGGCGATCGTGCGCGGAGAGAAGGAGACGGGCGTCACGACGATGTTCATGGACGAAGGTCTTGATACGGGCGATATGCTCTTGCGGGAAACGCTGCCGATCACGCAGGCGATGACGGCTGCCGAACTGCACGATGCGATGATGAAGCTCGGTGCGGATGTCTTGGAAAAGACACTTTTTTCCTTGTCGGAGGGAACACTCAAGCGCACGCCGCAGGATGATGCGCTTTCCACTTATGCGCCGCTTCTCGACAAGGAGGTGGGGCGCATCGACTGGAAGAAATCGGCGCAGGAGATTCATGATCTCGTGCGTGGCCTGAACTCGTGGCCGGGCGCCTACACGATGCTGGCGGGGCAGAAGTTCAAAATCTGGCGCACGCGCCTTGCCGAAGGCACGGCAGAACCCGGCGAAATCGTTTCCGTGACGAAGCAGGGACTTCTCGTCGGCACGGGCGAGGGGATGCTGGAAATACTGGAAGTGCAGGCGCCGAGCAAGAAGAAGATGACGGCGGGCGACTATGTGCGCGGCCACGGGCTTCAGCTGCCCGCACGCTTCGATTTCGATGCAGAATGA
- a CDS encoding DUF116 domain-containing protein has product MTSVIPGLERPHKRLFMALLSLSFLCMTFLAYAVWRVSYLGLLEINAYLPLVLGIFFASVVFLTGFGILSMVGAILGLPFLHIFQKQSYTLINLLFPVAIMIGKVFGFNRRRIERSFIEVSNQIIHHRGIKVHANELLVVTPHCLQLATCPHKITRDPHNCKRCGGCDVGALVNLADEMGFHFFIVTGGTLARQTVKKIRPKAVMAIACERDLTSGIQDVYPLPAVGVLNIRPNGPCFNTHVDIEKVREEIKKFLIDDDAAKKEKNVPEDEGDGQK; this is encoded by the coding sequence TTGACATCTGTGATACCGGGGCTTGAGCGCCCGCACAAGAGACTCTTCATGGCGCTTCTGTCACTGAGCTTCCTCTGCATGACGTTTCTCGCCTATGCCGTCTGGCGTGTGAGCTACCTCGGTCTGCTCGAAATCAATGCCTATCTGCCGCTCGTGCTCGGCATCTTCTTCGCGAGCGTCGTATTTCTCACGGGTTTCGGCATCTTGAGCATGGTCGGAGCGATTCTCGGACTGCCGTTTCTGCATATTTTTCAGAAGCAGTCGTACACGCTGATCAATCTGCTCTTTCCCGTAGCTATCATGATCGGCAAGGTGTTCGGCTTCAACCGGCGACGCATCGAACGCTCCTTCATCGAGGTCAGCAACCAGATCATCCACCATCGCGGCATCAAGGTGCATGCGAACGAGCTTCTCGTTGTCACGCCGCATTGTCTGCAGCTTGCGACGTGCCCGCACAAGATTACGCGCGACCCGCACAACTGCAAGCGCTGCGGCGGCTGCGACGTCGGTGCTCTCGTGAATCTTGCCGATGAGATGGGCTTCCATTTCTTCATCGTGACGGGAGGCACGCTCGCGCGCCAGACGGTCAAGAAGATTCGCCCGAAGGCGGTCATGGCGATTGCCTGCGAACGCGATTTGACGAGCGGCATACAGGACGTTTACCCTCTTCCGGCCGTCGGCGTTCTGAACATACGGCCGAACGGCCCGTGCTTCAATACGCACGTCGATATTGAGAAGGTGCGTGAGGAAATCAAGAAATTCTTGATTGACGACGATGCGGCGAAGAAGGAGAAGAATGTGCCCGAAGACGAAGGTGACGGGCAAAAATGA
- the rsmB gene encoding 16S rRNA (cytosine(967)-C(5))-methyltransferase RsmB, whose protein sequence is MDKARETALKALHEVNEKGAYANVALARSLRAAKLSEVDRRFATELVYGAAKAGGTLDWILRRYLNRPLSKIPPMVRDILRLGVYQLFFLARVPASAACNTAVEMTKRCSHAGTVKFVNAVLRTAAREPEKATFPTGKAHEAENLALSLQHPEWLVRRWIGQFGYEEARALCEFDNAQATLSLRTNTLKITRDKLLERLSQEGVEAEPSAWTPEGILCLRHGSLDALESLQQGLFQVQDESSMLVAHVLAPELGEFVLDVCSAPGGKTTHIAASMGDRGRIVALDVHEHKMRRVAENCERLGIKSVETLLLDAREAGRRFPRQADRVLVDAPCSGLGVLRRKPDARWRKRPDDLAALARLQREILSSAAEAVKSGGVLVYSTCTIEREENEAVVEDFLARHEEFSLENAGELLPLKKRPERMLQLYPQRDGTDGFFIARMRRR, encoded by the coding sequence ATGGACAAGGCGCGGGAGACGGCGCTCAAGGCGCTTCATGAAGTGAATGAAAAGGGCGCTTATGCCAATGTGGCATTGGCGCGGTCTTTGCGTGCCGCGAAACTCTCCGAAGTGGATCGCCGATTTGCAACGGAACTGGTCTACGGCGCGGCGAAGGCGGGCGGCACGCTCGATTGGATTCTGCGGCGCTACTTGAACCGTCCGCTTTCCAAGATCCCGCCCATGGTGCGGGATATTTTGCGTTTGGGCGTATACCAGCTTTTCTTCCTTGCGCGCGTGCCTGCCTCCGCCGCCTGCAATACGGCGGTGGAGATGACGAAGCGCTGCAGCCATGCGGGCACGGTGAAGTTTGTCAACGCCGTTCTGCGCACGGCGGCTCGTGAACCGGAAAAAGCCACATTCCCGACGGGCAAGGCGCATGAAGCGGAAAATCTTGCCCTGTCCCTGCAGCATCCCGAGTGGCTCGTGCGGCGTTGGATCGGGCAGTTCGGCTATGAAGAGGCAAGGGCGCTCTGCGAATTTGACAATGCGCAGGCGACGCTTTCCCTGCGTACGAACACCTTGAAGATTACGCGGGACAAGCTCCTCGAACGCCTCTCGCAAGAGGGCGTGGAGGCGGAGCCTTCCGCTTGGACGCCCGAAGGAATCCTCTGCCTTCGCCACGGCTCTCTCGACGCTCTGGAATCCTTGCAGCAGGGGCTTTTTCAGGTGCAGGACGAAAGTTCGATGCTCGTGGCGCATGTCCTCGCGCCCGAGCTAGGTGAATTCGTGCTCGACGTCTGCAGTGCGCCGGGCGGCAAGACGACGCATATCGCCGCCTCTATGGGCGACCGTGGACGCATCGTCGCACTCGACGTGCATGAGCACAAGATGCGCCGCGTTGCGGAAAACTGCGAGCGGCTCGGCATTAAGTCGGTGGAGACTCTGCTCCTCGATGCGCGCGAGGCGGGGAGGCGCTTTCCGCGCCAGGCCGACCGCGTGCTCGTCGATGCGCCTTGCTCGGGACTCGGCGTCCTGCGGCGAAAGCCCGATGCGCGTTGGCGAAAGCGGCCGGACGACCTCGCCGCTCTCGCACGATTGCAGCGGGAAATTCTCAGCTCTGCTGCGGAAGCCGTGAAAAGCGGCGGCGTGCTCGTCTACAGCACATGCACGATCGAGCGCGAGGAAAATGAAGCCGTCGTGGAGGACTTCCTCGCGCGGCACGAAGAGTTCAGCTTGGAGAATGCAGGAGAACTCCTGCCGCTGAAAAAGCGCCCCGAGCGGATGCTGCAGCTTTATCCGCAGCGAGACGGCACGGACGGCTTCTTCATCGCCCGCATGAGAAGAAGGTGA
- the rlmN gene encoding 23S rRNA (adenine(2503)-C(2))-methyltransferase RlmN, producing MKNIFGMTLEAMQEDFAALRLEKYRARQVAEWLYKKCAKRFSDMTNLPKSLRTELETRYTIDTPLLRARLDAADGRTSKFLLAFSDGAAVEAVLMRQPYGNSICISTQAGCNMGCSFCASTLHGLARDLTAGEMLAEVLFIEEMLRSQGGKVDTMVLMGSGEPLMNYENVVDFLRLLHEEYVLNISYRSITLSTSGIVPAIDRLAEEGMPLTLSISLHAPREELRSELMPINRKYPLSDVVAAGKRYAEKTGRRVTYEYILIRDVNDGEREARELAELLEGQLASVNLIPINPVKERGFERPSEERTAAFCRALTRRHITATVRREMGADIQAACGQLRNRHMSESEEKQ from the coding sequence ATGAAGAACATTTTCGGCATGACGCTCGAAGCGATGCAGGAGGATTTCGCTGCCCTGCGCTTGGAAAAATACCGCGCGAGGCAGGTGGCGGAATGGCTCTACAAGAAATGTGCGAAGCGTTTTTCCGACATGACGAATCTGCCGAAGTCCCTGCGCACGGAACTTGAGACGAGGTACACGATCGACACGCCTCTTTTGCGCGCGAGGCTCGATGCCGCCGACGGCAGGACGAGCAAGTTCCTGCTCGCCTTTTCCGACGGCGCGGCTGTGGAAGCCGTGCTCATGCGTCAACCTTACGGCAACAGTATATGCATATCGACGCAGGCGGGCTGCAATATGGGCTGCTCCTTCTGCGCATCGACCTTGCACGGATTGGCGCGTGATCTGACGGCGGGGGAAATGCTCGCCGAGGTTCTCTTCATCGAGGAAATGCTGAGATCGCAGGGCGGGAAGGTCGACACCATGGTCTTGATGGGATCGGGAGAGCCTTTGATGAACTATGAAAATGTCGTGGATTTCCTGCGCCTGCTGCATGAAGAATACGTGCTGAACATCAGCTATCGCAGCATCACGCTGTCCACTTCTGGCATCGTTCCCGCTATAGACCGTCTTGCCGAAGAGGGTATGCCTCTGACGCTTTCCATCTCGCTCCATGCGCCGCGTGAGGAACTTCGTTCCGAACTCATGCCGATCAATCGCAAGTATCCATTGTCGGACGTCGTCGCGGCAGGAAAACGCTATGCGGAAAAGACGGGGCGGCGCGTCACATACGAGTACATCCTCATCCGCGACGTGAACGACGGCGAGCGGGAGGCTCGGGAATTGGCCGAACTTCTCGAAGGACAGCTTGCAAGCGTCAACCTCATTCCCATCAATCCCGTGAAGGAGCGGGGCTTCGAGCGGCCATCCGAGGAGCGCACTGCAGCCTTCTGTCGTGCGCTCACGCGCCGTCACATCACGGCCACGGTACGTCGGGAGATGGGAGCTGACATACAGGCGGCCTGCGGACAACTGCGCAACCGACACATGTCCGAGAGTGAAGAGAAGCAATAG
- a CDS encoding DUF3662 and FHA domain-containing protein has protein sequence MAFTKWETFLENHIEGFFNKKFGSALEPIEVEKKLEKEIANAKRRAKKGKKEWILPNAYTILMNEEDCHHLSSQRFLDDLHILAEKKVILLDAFMDGKLAINIQKDAELSLGLCRVKASYSDMVQRVAQAVKEQHTIVLQRPSFQVPLDLPTEYKIASLTVVEGADLDSYLAFGEKKIFLGRRERSDFILTDPNASRVHASIRYERHRHFLQDEDSTNGTLLNGRPVLESWLRHGDEIQIGNSVLRYEVI, from the coding sequence ATGGCTTTTACCAAATGGGAAACGTTTTTGGAAAATCATATCGAAGGATTTTTCAATAAGAAGTTTGGCAGCGCCCTTGAACCGATCGAGGTGGAGAAGAAACTCGAAAAAGAAATCGCGAACGCGAAGCGGCGGGCGAAAAAAGGGAAGAAAGAATGGATCTTGCCCAATGCCTATACGATCCTTATGAACGAGGAAGATTGCCACCACCTTTCGTCACAGCGCTTCCTCGATGATCTTCACATCTTAGCGGAGAAAAAAGTCATCTTGCTCGATGCCTTCATGGACGGGAAACTTGCCATCAACATTCAGAAGGATGCGGAACTTTCTCTCGGCCTGTGCCGTGTGAAGGCGTCATATTCTGACATGGTGCAGCGCGTGGCGCAGGCGGTGAAGGAGCAGCACACGATCGTCCTGCAGAGACCGTCTTTCCAGGTGCCGCTCGATTTGCCGACGGAGTACAAGATCGCTTCGCTCACGGTTGTGGAAGGGGCGGATCTCGATTCTTACCTCGCGTTCGGCGAGAAAAAGATCTTTCTCGGCAGACGTGAACGAAGCGATTTCATCTTGACCGATCCCAACGCTTCGCGCGTCCATGCCTCCATCCGCTATGAAAGGCATCGCCATTTCCTGCAGGATGAGGACAGCACGAACGGCACGCTTCTCAACGGACGTCCCGTGCTCGAATCATGGCTGCGGCATGGCGATGAGATTCAGATTGGAAATTCCGTCCTGCGCTATGAGGTGATATGA
- a CDS encoding FHA domain-containing protein, translating into MPGSDLLLRVLSVAFQYGVLLLLFRFIARLAQAMFEDAKALQQEIKPREILPDEAVLSVVEAGDEALLGKRFAFTQGLTIGRSADNDIRIPDSFVSHRHAVVRLVNNQYVIEDMGSMNHTYLNDAILQGKAYLKPGDLIRIGFVTLRFER; encoded by the coding sequence TTGCCGGGTTCAGATCTTTTGCTGCGCGTTCTGAGCGTAGCTTTTCAATACGGCGTCCTGCTGCTGCTCTTTCGTTTTATCGCGCGCTTGGCACAGGCGATGTTTGAAGACGCCAAGGCTTTGCAGCAGGAAATAAAGCCGCGTGAGATATTGCCTGACGAAGCCGTGCTCAGCGTCGTGGAGGCAGGCGATGAAGCGCTTTTGGGCAAGCGCTTCGCCTTCACGCAGGGACTGACGATCGGGCGCAGTGCCGACAACGACATCCGCATTCCCGATTCCTTCGTATCGCACCGTCATGCTGTCGTACGTCTTGTAAACAATCAGTATGTCATCGAGGACATGGGCAGCATGAACCACACGTATCTGAACGATGCGATCCTGCAGGGAAAGGCCTATCTGAAGCCGGGGGATCTCATACGCATCGGCTTTGTGACACTGAGGTTTGAGAGGTGA
- a CDS encoding Stp1/IreP family PP2C-type Ser/Thr phosphatase codes for MIFLKVSKATDRGKVRESNEDACAFIPPDTYVVADGMGGYAAGEVASAMLVDVFTEMFSDAVHEYGEKALLHAVQAANSKILCAAAASEARKGMGTTVVALQYRENAAYWAHVGDSRLYLLRKGALRRLTRDHSFVQDLVERGSITEEEARNHPKKNLLTRAVGVEEKLVVDTGSFTIEEGDIFLLCSDGLTNMVGEAAIRETLQGESADKARTLVELALLAGGLDNITAIVVECDERG; via the coding sequence GTGATTTTTTTGAAAGTCTCGAAAGCGACGGACAGGGGAAAGGTGCGCGAGAGCAACGAGGATGCATGCGCCTTCATACCGCCTGATACGTATGTCGTGGCGGACGGCATGGGGGGATATGCCGCAGGAGAAGTGGCGAGCGCGATGCTCGTCGATGTATTCACTGAGATGTTTTCCGATGCTGTGCATGAATACGGCGAGAAAGCTTTGCTTCATGCCGTACAGGCAGCGAACAGCAAGATTCTCTGTGCAGCGGCGGCGAGTGAAGCCCGAAAGGGCATGGGGACGACAGTCGTCGCCTTGCAGTATAGGGAAAATGCGGCGTATTGGGCGCATGTAGGCGACAGCCGCCTGTATCTTCTGCGAAAGGGTGCGCTCAGGCGGCTCACGCGCGACCATTCTTTCGTACAGGATCTCGTCGAGCGAGGCTCCATCACGGAAGAGGAGGCGAGGAATCATCCGAAAAAGAATCTTCTGACGCGTGCGGTCGGCGTGGAAGAAAAACTCGTCGTCGATACGGGAAGCTTCACGATCGAGGAGGGCGACATCTTTCTCCTGTGCTCGGACGGATTGACGAATATGGTTGGAGAAGCCGCCATTCGCGAGACTCTGCAGGGAGAGTCTGCGGACAAGGCACGGACTCTCGTCGAGCTGGCGCTTCTGGCAGGAGGACTCGACAATATCACAGCCATCGTGGTGGAATGCGATGAAAGAGGCTAA